Proteins co-encoded in one Flavobacterium fluviale genomic window:
- a CDS encoding DUF6734 family protein: MNQKHKIIYSLDVLPIMNNRWNMGDKLKETIYMTALSILYSHLWYDEIELYVDEIGFKFLYMLPCAVTKVQNDNRIELWMKSKINAMEVQTEPFVHIDTDIFIKKKIDFSFDDVIVERREDTYEVHYKKQVELFTKYTHNLPYWHSNLGYSYNCGIFGFNDLKLRDEFIKSYYDLEKIYIENQKSFTVLKQEGYETCILIEQYTLASLLNYKNNNPTILLKGENITEQGKHADSIGYSHFFGMKKYEKYVVDEIELRLSRIFPFWYKQIKNTLEQEGVKANSPQFVY, translated from the coding sequence ATGAATCAGAAACACAAGATAATTTACAGTTTGGATGTACTTCCTATAATGAATAATAGATGGAATATGGGAGACAAACTAAAGGAAACGATCTACATGACCGCTCTAAGCATATTATACAGTCATTTATGGTATGATGAAATTGAGCTCTATGTGGATGAAATAGGCTTTAAGTTCCTGTATATGCTTCCTTGTGCTGTTACCAAAGTGCAAAATGACAACCGAATCGAACTTTGGATGAAATCTAAAATTAATGCTATGGAAGTACAAACAGAGCCCTTTGTCCACATAGACACCGACATATTTATTAAGAAAAAAATAGATTTTAGTTTTGATGATGTAATCGTAGAACGCAGGGAAGATACTTATGAAGTCCATTACAAGAAACAAGTAGAATTATTTACGAAATATACTCATAACCTGCCCTACTGGCATTCTAATTTAGGCTATTCCTACAATTGCGGCATATTTGGTTTTAACGATCTCAAGCTCCGTGATGAATTTATAAAAAGCTATTATGATTTGGAGAAAATATACATAGAAAACCAAAAAAGCTTTACGGTATTAAAACAAGAAGGTTATGAAACCTGCATTCTAATAGAACAATATACGCTGGCATCGTTGTTGAATTATAAAAACAATAATCCCACAATTCTGCTAAAAGGAGAAAACATAACAGAACAAGGAAAACATGCCGATTCTATTGGGTATTCTCATTTTTTTGGAATGAAAAAATATGAAAAATATGTTGTTGATGAGATTGAACTTCGGCTCTCCAGGATCTTTCCGTTTTGGTACAAACAGATAAAAAACACATTAGAGCAAGAAGGTGTTAAGGCAAATAGTCCGCAGTTTGTTTATTAA